The genomic window TGTTTCCGTCCCCTTGCGGGGTGATGGTTATGAAACTATCTCTGACTGTGCGCAATTGGCCGTAAGCCATTTGTTTCCGTCCCCTTGCGGGGTGATGGTTATGAAACGCAGGTGCGGCCTACCCTACCTTCCCACTGCTTGACTTCAGGTTTCCGTCCCCTTGCGGGGTGATGGTTATGAAACCTGCAGTGTTCTCGTAGATTGCGTACCGGGGAGTAATGTTTCCGTCCCCTTGCGGGGTGATGGTTATGAAACCCAAATAACTCTCGGGGAAAAGAAAACCTACTCCGGGTTTCCGTCCCCTTGCGGGGTGATGGTTATGAAACTCAATGGGGATGTACGCGTTATAAAAAACGCGAAAAAGTTTCCGTCCCCTTGCGGGGTGATGGTTATGAAACTCTAAGGGTACTTGGACGCAAAACAGCGCCAATGGTTTCCGTCCCCTTGCGGGGTGATGGTTATGAAACTATCTAACGCTGTGTCGCCTAACAGCAAGAAAGATAGTTTCCGTCCCCTTGCGGGGTGATGGTTATGAAACTGGATTCGTTGGCTCTATGCCAACGAATTACAGCATGCTAAGTTTCCGTCCCCTTGCGGGGTGATGGTTATGAAACAGCATTTTACGATGCAGCTAACGCTGAGCTACCAAAAATGTTTCCGTCCCCTTGCGGGGTGATGGTTATGAAACTGTAAACGGTTTTGTTGCTTCCTGACCAGTTTGTCCCCGGTTTCCGTCCCCTTGCGGGGTGATGGTTATGAAACTCTGCAGGTTTACGAACTGCAGATTCGAGCATTGCACGTTTCCGTCCCCTTGCGGGGTGATGGTTATGAAACTGAATAAAAAATTAGTACAATGCACCATAATAGGTGTTTCCGTCCCCTTGCGGGGTGATGGTTATGAAACCCTTCGCTTGGGAGGCATCTCCTGGCAAGGGTTACGGCGGTCAAATCTCCAGAGACGGTTTTCCACACCTGGTTTTGTACGGTCGAAAGTGGCTCTAGCGACTCGTGGTGAAGGTTGAAACTCGCTCTAGGAGCGGCACCTCCAGAGGTCAACGAAGTTATGCGGTTTTCAAGGATCGGGTGACCTGTGGAGATCATGGCTTTGAGTATACTGGGGATAGAGCAGAACAGCAATGTGTTTAATGTTAAATTATGTAAAGTTTAAGCGTCAAGGGCTGAGCTGCTACTATTCCAGATCAAAAAGGCACATCTGAGATGTCTGAGCTTCTCTCCCTGGCTCCCGGCTTGCAGGGTCAAGGGGTCAGAAAAACTCGCATGGGTTGTGTAGCTGGCTGCTGGAGCTATGATGCTAGCTGTGGTTGATTGCTAGTATCGTGTTGGGGGGAAAACCCTGCTACACTAAACCCGTAGACTGCTTAGGTCAATTGCCTATGGATGTTGCTGTGTTTAGTGCCAAGTCCTACGATCGGCAAATGCTTGCTGCGGTCAATGCTGAGCAGAGCTATGGTCACCAGTTGGTGTTTTTAGAGCCGAGTTTGAACCAGAGCACTGCACCCTTAGCTGCTGGGTTTCCGGCTGTTTGTCTCTTTGTGAATGATGCGGCAGATGCGGCTGCGCTGGATATTCTAGCTGCCAATGGCACTAAGCTCATTGCTTTGCGCTGCGCTGGGTTTAACAATGTAGACCTAAAGGCAGCAGCAGAGCTAGGAATGACCGTTGTCCGGGTGCCTGCCTATTCTCCCTATGCTGTGGCAGAGTTTGCCGTGGGCATGATTTTGACTCTCAACCGCAAGTTTCACAAGGCCTACAACCGGGTGCGAGAGGGCAACTTCTCTCTAGAGGGGTTGATGGGGTTTGAACTGCACGATCGCACAGTGGGCATTGTGGGCACAGGTAAAATCGGCATGATCTTCGCCAAGCTGATGCGGGGGTTTGGCTGTGTGGTGTTGGGCTACGATCGCTACCCCAATCCTCAGTTTGAAACCTTGGGTGCGGCTCGGTATGTGGATTTACCGGAATTACTCGCCAATTCTGACATCATCTCGCTGCACTGTCCCCTGACCCCAGAAACCTACCACCTGATTGATGCAGAGGCGATCGCCCAGATGAAACCAGGGGTGATGCTGATCAATACCAGTCGGGGTGCCCTGATTGATACTGAGGCTGTGATTGATGGCTTGAAATCTCGCCACATTGGTGCTTTAGGGCTGGATGTGTACGAACAGGAAGCAGACCTGTTTTTTGAGGATTTATCGAACACAATCATCCAAGATGATGTATTTGAACGGTTGCTGATGTTCCCCAATGTGCTAGCTACCGGACATCAGGCATTTTTCACCGAAGATGCCCTGACCAACATTGCCCAGACTACCCTGGCCAACATCACCGCGATCGAGCAGGGTCGGCCCTGTGCCAATGAGGTGCGAGCAGAGGAGTTGGTGGTTTCCAAGCCCTGATAGCGAGGGTAAGCAGCGACAGGATGGCTAGGAGAGTGATGGCATATGGTGGCAGGGTTGCATGTTAGGGTGAAGGGGGTTGATGAAATGACTTGCCTAGACAGCAACAAGGCCGCGATCAGCAAAGATTTGCTTGACAGCGGCTACCTGCTCAGGGGTAGGGGGTTGAGTATCGTGGAGGGTGTAGGGCAAGCCCAACTGCTCCCACTTGTATTCCCCCATCTTGTGAAAGGGCAGCACCTCTACCCGTTCTACATTGGGCAAGGTTGCTACAAAATCCGCTAGTCCAGTCACGTTGCTTTCTGGATCGGTTAACCCCGGCACTAACACAAACCGGATCCATGTGGGTTTGTGGATATCAGCAAGGTAGCGGGCAAAGGTCAAGGTTGGCTCTAGGGAAACGCTAGTCACCTGTCGATAGCGATCGGGGTCATAGGATTTAATATCCAACAGCACCAAATCTGTATGGGCTACCACTGGCTTAGCTGCTTCTAGCACTACATACCCAGAAGTATCCAAGGCTGTGTGCAACCCCATAGCCTGACACTGGCGCAAAATCTCTGCTACAAAGGTGGGCTGCATTAATGGCTCTCCACCGCTGATGGTGACTCCTCCGTGGCGCAAAAAACTCCGATACTTGCGAATTTCCGCCATGATTTCCTCAACGGTCACCTCGCGCCCCTCGTGGTAGTTGCGACAGTCGGGGTTATGGCAATACAAACAGCGGAGAGGGCACCCCTGGGTGAACACCACAAATCGGAGTCCTGGCCCATCAACGGTGCCACAGCTTTCTAAGGAATGGATGCGTCCAGTGATGTTAGGCATCTTGAGTCATGTCGTGGGCGGTGGGGTCAAAGCCTTCGGGAAAGCGAGTGTAGCTGTCAAAGTCAGCACGGGTAAACAGGGCACCATCAAGGGTAGCCCCACGGAGATTGGTGCTAAACAGAAGGCACCCCCGCAGGTCGGCTCCTGTTAGGTCTGAGGCTTCTAGGTCAGCAAAGCTAAGGTCACAGCCTCGCAGGTTCGCCCCCTGGAGGTTCACCCCCCGCAAATCGGCATAGCTTAGATCTTCTCCCGCTAGGTGGATATGAGCAAAATTGCGCTCTCCTGCTGCATAGCGATCGCGAATTTCTCTCTGGGTTGCCGATGTTGTCATGACCAATCTCCTTTTACTCACAGTTATGGAAACCGCCAGCCCCTCCTGGGGTAGAAGGGGCTGGAATGAAGTCACCTAGAAGCGTTCGTGGAAGGTGCGATTGAGGACATCCAGTTGCTGTTCGCGGGTCAACTTAATGAAATTGACTGCATAGCCCGATACCCGAATGGTTAGTTGCGGGTACAGTTCTGGGTGATCCATGGCATCTAACAAGGTATCTCGGTTGAGGACGTTGACGTTGAGATGGAAACCGCTGTCGTGCATGTAGCCATCTAGCAAGCTC from Cyanobacteriota bacterium includes these protein-coding regions:
- a CDS encoding 2-hydroxyacid dehydrogenase, with the translated sequence MDVAVFSAKSYDRQMLAAVNAEQSYGHQLVFLEPSLNQSTAPLAAGFPAVCLFVNDAADAAALDILAANGTKLIALRCAGFNNVDLKAAAELGMTVVRVPAYSPYAVAEFAVGMILTLNRKFHKAYNRVREGNFSLEGLMGFELHDRTVGIVGTGKIGMIFAKLMRGFGCVVLGYDRYPNPQFETLGAARYVDLPELLANSDIISLHCPLTPETYHLIDAEAIAQMKPGVMLINTSRGALIDTEAVIDGLKSRHIGALGLDVYEQEADLFFEDLSNTIIQDDVFERLLMFPNVLATGHQAFFTEDALTNIAQTTLANITAIEQGRPCANEVRAEELVVSKP
- the pflA gene encoding pyruvate formate-lyase-activating protein is translated as MPNITGRIHSLESCGTVDGPGLRFVVFTQGCPLRCLYCHNPDCRNYHEGREVTVEEIMAEIRKYRSFLRHGGVTISGGEPLMQPTFVAEILRQCQAMGLHTALDTSGYVVLEAAKPVVAHTDLVLLDIKSYDPDRYRQVTSVSLEPTLTFARYLADIHKPTWIRFVLVPGLTDPESNVTGLADFVATLPNVERVEVLPFHKMGEYKWEQLGLPYTLHDTQPPTPEQVAAVKQIFADRGLVAV
- a CDS encoding pentapeptide repeat-containing protein, whose product is MTTSATQREIRDRYAAGERNFAHIHLAGEDLSYADLRGVNLQGANLRGCDLSFADLEASDLTGADLRGCLLFSTNLRGATLDGALFTRADFDSYTRFPEGFDPTAHDMTQDA